The Winogradskyella schleiferi genome has a window encoding:
- a CDS encoding chloride channel protein, protein MPTRSKLYKRLLLWRYKYISEKNFIFLLSLIIGLLAGIVSVTIKNVTFAIEAFLAKGIYFSNNQLYFILPVFGLLLVYLFVKYVSKKPSSHAIPSILYSLSKRGGIIDKKNIYLPLITAPLTVGFGGSVGLLGPAIASAAAISSNLGQLLHIDRKKRSLLIACAAAGAIASIFKSPIAAIIFAIEVFSLDLTFAFLLPLLIASVSSVITSYFFLGDSVLFNFTVSEKFMIKDTLFYVLLGIGTGVASIYFSKIYFAITGFFNRFKSPQHKLIIGGLAIGVMLFFIPPLYGEGFSFINDLMLGNDIKALGNTPFDEHLDNIWIVIGLLFGITLFKAIAMTTTFAAGGTGGIIIPTLVMGSALGNVVAKVINNCGLNFSVSEANFTLIGMAGLIAGVLHAPLTAIFLIAEITGGYELFVPLMITASMSFIINKNGLDHTIYTKELLEKGALLTQDKDQSVLTLMKLDSVIEHDFIALHPEMSLGEMLKEGVSKSSRNLFPVTDSKGRFVGIILLDDIRSVMFDQSLYRSTTVETFMHQAPDYIFYEKDTMQDVMKKFQDSKAWNLPVIKDNKYFGFVSKSKLLTAYRTELINFTS, encoded by the coding sequence ATGCCAACGCGATCAAAACTATATAAACGTTTATTACTTTGGAGATATAAATATATTTCTGAAAAGAACTTTATATTTCTACTAAGTCTCATCATTGGTTTATTGGCAGGTATTGTTTCCGTAACCATTAAAAACGTCACTTTTGCCATAGAAGCATTTTTAGCGAAAGGCATTTATTTTTCTAACAATCAGTTATATTTTATACTTCCTGTCTTTGGTTTGTTATTGGTTTACTTATTTGTAAAATATGTTTCTAAGAAACCAAGTAGTCATGCAATTCCTTCTATATTGTATTCCCTTTCGAAACGTGGCGGTATTATTGATAAAAAAAATATCTATTTACCTTTAATAACCGCACCATTAACGGTTGGATTTGGAGGGTCTGTAGGATTGCTTGGGCCAGCAATTGCCTCAGCGGCTGCTATAAGTTCTAACTTAGGCCAATTACTCCATATCGACCGAAAAAAACGAAGTCTTTTAATAGCTTGTGCAGCGGCTGGTGCTATTGCGTCTATTTTTAAATCACCTATAGCAGCCATTATTTTTGCCATTGAAGTTTTTAGTTTGGACCTTACTTTTGCGTTTTTGCTTCCACTTCTAATTGCTTCGGTATCGTCCGTCATAACCTCCTATTTTTTCTTGGGAGATAGTGTGCTTTTCAATTTCACGGTTTCAGAAAAATTCATGATTAAGGACACCTTATTTTATGTGCTATTGGGTATAGGTACTGGAGTTGCATCGATCTATTTTTCAAAAATATACTTTGCTATTACAGGATTTTTTAATCGATTTAAATCTCCGCAACACAAACTAATCATTGGAGGTTTAGCCATTGGTGTGATGCTGTTTTTTATTCCGCCACTTTATGGTGAAGGTTTTAGTTTTATAAATGATTTAATGCTAGGCAATGATATTAAAGCTTTGGGTAATACACCTTTTGATGAACACTTGGATAACATTTGGATTGTCATTGGTTTGCTTTTCGGAATTACACTGTTTAAAGCCATTGCCATGACCACAACTTTTGCCGCTGGAGGAACTGGTGGAATTATAATTCCGACGTTAGTTATGGGAAGTGCATTGGGTAATGTGGTCGCTAAAGTGATTAATAATTGTGGGTTAAACTTCTCTGTATCCGAAGCTAACTTTACATTAATTGGCATGGCAGGCCTTATTGCAGGTGTACTTCATGCACCATTAACTGCAATTTTTTTAATTGCGGAAATAACTGGAGGATATGAGTTGTTTGTACCTTTAATGATCACAGCTTCCATGTCCTTTATCATTAATAAAAATGGTTTAGACCACACCATTTATACAAAAGAATTATTAGAAAAAGGAGCCCTTTTAACCCAAGATAAAGATCAAAGTGTCTTAACCTTAATGAAATTGGATTCAGTTATAGAACACGATTTTATCGCATTGCATCCTGAAATGAGCTTGGGCGAAATGCTAAAGGAAGGTGTTTCCAAATCGAGCCGGAATTTATTCCCAGTAACCGACTCTAAGGGGCGATTTGTTGGTATTATTCTTTTGGATGATATTCGTTCTGTTATGTTCGATCAATCTTTATATAGATCCACAACAGTAGAAACTTTCATGCATCAAGCCCCTGATTATATTTTTTATGAAAAAGATACGATGCAAGATGTTATGAAAAAATTTCAAGATTCTAAAGCATGGAATTTACCCGTTATTAAAGACAATAAATACTTTGGTTTTGTATCTAAATCTAAATTGTTAACGGCTTATCGTACCGAATTAATTAATTTTACGTCTTAA
- a CDS encoding response regulator — translation MKVLAIDDQQLVLLPLEKRLLELGYEVEIETNASKGLELYDTFNPDLVIVDINMPGVSGLDVVKYIRNTKNADTPIMILSGNTQDDTITQAFELGIDDYMKKPLSLNEISARVKRLIGTPATQNVITKSNVMIQERCVGVVIPCYNEEERLLSDEFLSYIDKNSGYHLCFVNDGSKDKTLEVLKNLQKGREDFITVYDCEKNGGKAEAVRLGMLHMAEKEDLDYIGFLDADLSTDLADFDDLVKTIETSEFKIVSGSRISRMGANITKESARKIISLTINFIIRKILKMDFKDTQCGAKIFHKDVINIAFGEKFVTQWIFDVEIFKRMSIHFGLKKAKGMLCEQPLKRWIHADGSKLSMKDSVKIVFQLGQIAWVYGGKKQNKRVAFPNNLKVA, via the coding sequence ATGAAAGTATTAGCCATAGACGATCAGCAATTAGTTTTACTTCCGTTAGAAAAAAGGTTATTAGAATTGGGATACGAAGTAGAAATAGAAACCAATGCTTCTAAGGGATTAGAACTATATGATACGTTTAATCCAGATTTAGTAATTGTTGATATAAACATGCCTGGAGTTTCAGGATTAGATGTAGTAAAATATATAAGAAACACAAAAAATGCTGATACACCGATAATGATATTATCAGGAAATACACAAGATGACACCATCACTCAGGCATTTGAACTTGGTATTGATGATTACATGAAAAAGCCATTAAGCTTAAATGAAATTAGCGCACGTGTAAAGCGATTAATAGGTACGCCAGCAACGCAGAATGTAATTACAAAGAGTAATGTAATGATACAAGAACGTTGTGTTGGTGTTGTAATTCCTTGCTATAATGAAGAGGAACGTTTATTAAGTGATGAGTTTTTGAGCTATATCGATAAGAATTCTGGCTATCATTTATGTTTTGTGAATGATGGAAGTAAGGATAAAACTTTAGAAGTTTTAAAGAACTTACAAAAAGGAAGAGAAGATTTTATTACAGTTTACGATTGTGAGAAAAATGGAGGAAAAGCTGAAGCTGTCCGTTTAGGAATGTTGCATATGGCAGAAAAAGAGGATTTAGATTACATCGGTTTTTTAGATGCCGATTTATCTACAGACTTAGCAGATTTTGATGACTTGGTAAAAACGATTGAAACCTCAGAATTCAAAATTGTAAGTGGATCTCGAATCTCGAGAATGGGAGCCAATATCACTAAAGAATCCGCAAGGAAGATTATCAGTTTAACGATCAACTTCATTATCAGAAAGATCTTAAAAATGGATTTCAAGGACACACAATGTGGTGCTAAAATCTTTCATAAAGATGTTATCAATATAGCATTTGGAGAAAAGTTTGTAACTCAGTGGATTTTTGATGTAGAAATCTTTAAAAGAATGAGTATCCATTTCGGATTAAAAAAAGCAAAAGGAATGCTTTGTGAGCAACCCTTAAAACGATGGATTCATGCTGACGGATCTAAATTATCTATGAAGGATTCAGTAAAAATTGTTTTTCAGCTAGGACAAATAGCTTGGGTTTACGGCGGAAAAAAACAAAATAAAAGAGTAGCATTTCCAAATAACTTAAAAGTAGCCTAA
- a CDS encoding PhnA domain-containing protein — protein sequence MSLERTLQQRSNNKCELCGNDEKLSIYTVSDIKENGEKTALYACSTCSEQMEDSEKIDANHWRCLNDSMWSEHEAVKIMAWRMLNRIKADWTQDLLAMMYMEEETLELAKASGDGEDDENKLVHRDVNGVILEHGDSVVLIKDLKVKGSSMVAKQGTAVRNIRLDHENETYIEGKVDGQLIVIITEYVKKT from the coding sequence ATGAGTTTAGAGAGAACACTTCAGCAAAGAAGCAATAATAAATGTGAGCTTTGTGGTAATGATGAAAAATTATCAATATACACAGTTTCAGATATAAAGGAGAATGGAGAAAAAACGGCTTTGTATGCCTGTTCAACCTGTTCTGAGCAAATGGAAGATTCAGAAAAGATAGATGCAAACCATTGGCGATGTCTTAACGATAGTATGTGGAGCGAGCACGAAGCCGTAAAAATCATGGCATGGCGAATGCTTAATAGAATTAAGGCAGATTGGACACAAGATCTTTTGGCTATGATGTATATGGAAGAAGAGACCTTAGAATTGGCAAAAGCTTCTGGTGATGGTGAAGATGACGAAAACAAACTTGTACATAGAGATGTAAATGGCGTCATTTTGGAGCATGGAGACTCTGTGGTTTTAATAAAGGATTTAAAAGTAAAAGGCTCTAGTATGGTAGCCAAACAAGGCACAGCAGTTAGAAATATTAGATTAGACCATGAAAATGAAACGTATATTGAAGGAAAAGTTGATGGCCAATTAATAGTGATCATTACAGAGTATGTAAAGAAAACCTAA
- a CDS encoding cold-shock protein, producing MTGTVKFFNDSKGFGFITNEETGKDIFVHVSNLNGVELREGDNVEYDEEEGRKGMVAANVQVL from the coding sequence ATGACTGGAACAGTTAAATTTTTTAATGATTCAAAAGGATTTGGATTCATTACCAACGAAGAAACAGGAAAAGACATCTTCGTACACGTATCAAACCTTAATGGCGTAGAATTGCGCGAAGGTGACAACGTAGAGTACGACGAAGAAGAAGGAAGAAAAGGAATGGTAGCTGCAAATGTGCAGGTATTATAA
- a CDS encoding YybH family protein, with the protein MKIIYFTFIILLFSCGSHQNTQEDTFETAKMAIQKVMNDQEIAWNNHDLEDFMQGYWESDALKFYGSSELTKGWEKTLANYKKGYPTKAESGTLKFIINDISKIEGNNYWVMGEYHLKRSIGDANGVFMIIFKKINGEWKIVADMSC; encoded by the coding sequence ATGAAAATAATTTACTTCACTTTCATCATTCTATTATTTAGCTGTGGGTCTCATCAAAATACGCAAGAGGACACATTTGAAACTGCTAAAATGGCCATTCAAAAAGTAATGAACGACCAAGAAATCGCATGGAATAATCACGATTTAGAAGACTTTATGCAAGGCTACTGGGAAAGTGATGCACTAAAATTCTATGGAAGCAGTGAACTTACCAAAGGTTGGGAAAAAACGTTAGCGAATTATAAAAAAGGCTATCCCACAAAAGCAGAAAGTGGGACACTGAAATTTATAATTAACGATATATCCAAAATTGAAGGAAATAATTATTGGGTTATGGGAGAATATCATCTCAAACGCTCGATTGGAGATGCCAATGGAGTTTTCATGATTATCTTTAAAAAGATAAATGGCGAATGGAAAATTGTCGCTGATATGTCTTGTTGA
- a CDS encoding glycosyltransferase has protein sequence MKTGIIIIFHNNENEMDTTFFIEQISQTSNLEFCLVNNDSRDNTYELLQDVKEECNNVSIVNVRKFKSDMAAVKAGARFMFSEFDLKHLGYVSVNMLNIKDHGLNDLMELISENQSAISNFENKKLKKKQTLFQSIFSILDFLKKIVEDNHFINLQFQKNL, from the coding sequence ATGAAAACGGGTATAATTATAATTTTTCACAATAACGAAAATGAAATGGACACTACTTTTTTTATTGAACAAATCAGCCAAACTTCAAATTTAGAATTCTGTCTAGTTAACAATGATAGCAGAGACAATACTTACGAGTTATTACAGGATGTAAAAGAAGAGTGTAATAATGTCTCTATAGTTAATGTGAGAAAATTTAAATCAGATATGGCTGCGGTAAAAGCAGGTGCGAGATTTATGTTTAGTGAATTTGATTTAAAGCATTTAGGTTATGTTTCTGTAAACATGTTAAACATCAAGGACCATGGATTAAATGATTTAATGGAGCTAATTTCTGAAAATCAAAGCGCTATATCAAATTTTGAAAACAAGAAATTAAAAAAGAAGCAAACCTTGTTTCAGAGTATATTCTCCATACTAGATTTTTTAAAAAAAATAGTAGAGGATAATCATTTTATAAATCTTCAATTTCAAAAGAATCTTTAA
- a CDS encoding type I phosphomannose isomerase catalytic subunit, whose protein sequence is MQAYPIKFTPILKEKIWGGEKLSEILNKKTDLKNVGESWEISGVQDNISTVANGVYKGKSLNDLIKIHKSKFLGKQNIDVFGENFPLLIKFLDAKTNLSVQVHPDDEMAKAQHNSFGKTEMWYIMNSDEDAEIVLGLKDNNMDKSVLGDINASNVEHIFNTEKVKQGDSYFIPAGKIHAIGAGVLAAEIQQTSDITYRVYDWDRTDDHGQQRELHTELAITATKTFPSTGKSNYTLEQEKACKLVDCDFFTTNIFEVKGFQKRTIKTIDSFIIYMCVEGKAEITVNQNSEFVAMGETVLIPANSDDVIFNSQGSKLLEVYIDSRNSESKKMAS, encoded by the coding sequence ATGCAAGCATATCCAATAAAATTTACACCGATACTAAAGGAAAAGATTTGGGGAGGAGAAAAACTTTCTGAAATTTTAAATAAAAAAACAGATTTAAAAAACGTTGGTGAAAGTTGGGAAATATCTGGAGTTCAAGATAATATTTCAACAGTTGCAAATGGAGTTTATAAAGGTAAATCGTTAAATGATTTAATAAAAATTCACAAAAGCAAGTTTTTAGGAAAACAGAATATTGATGTTTTTGGAGAAAATTTCCCACTATTAATTAAGTTTTTAGATGCTAAAACTAATTTATCGGTACAGGTTCATCCCGATGATGAAATGGCAAAAGCACAACATAATTCTTTTGGTAAAACTGAAATGTGGTACATCATGAATAGTGATGAAGATGCTGAAATTGTTTTGGGTTTAAAAGATAACAATATGGATAAATCTGTATTAGGAGATATAAATGCTTCAAACGTAGAACACATTTTTAATACTGAAAAAGTAAAACAAGGCGATAGTTATTTTATTCCTGCTGGAAAAATTCATGCGATTGGCGCTGGTGTTTTGGCTGCCGAAATTCAACAAACAAGCGATATCACTTATCGAGTTTATGATTGGGATAGAACTGATGATCATGGTCAACAAAGAGAATTACATACCGAATTAGCCATTACAGCTACAAAAACGTTTCCTTCTACTGGAAAGAGTAATTATACTTTAGAACAAGAAAAAGCTTGCAAACTAGTAGATTGCGATTTTTTTACCACTAATATTTTTGAGGTAAAAGGTTTTCAGAAAAGAACTATTAAAACGATAGATTCATTCATAATTTATATGTGTGTAGAAGGCAAGGCAGAAATAACGGTTAATCAAAATTCAGAATTTGTAGCTATGGGTGAAACTGTTTTAATTCCTGCTAATAGTGACGATGTTATTTTTAATAGCCAAGGTTCTAAACTGCTAGAAGTTTATATAGATTCTAGAAATTCTGAATCAAAAAAAATGGCGTCATAA
- a CDS encoding DUF4407 domain-containing protein — MLKQFFILCSGADTDILNDCSIGEQNKYAGIGATVFFTAVMATIAASYALYTVFDNLYSSLFFGLIWGLLIFNLDRYIVSTIKKRDNVIDEILQATPRILLAVIIAVVISKPLELKIFEKEINQVLLEQKNELTLANQNQIAEQFNPKIAELESEILGLRSQIDLKETEVNALYDIYISEAEGTAGTKLLGKGPVYKEKRDKHDAGLAELQQLKNDNKAKIAAIETQIATLQGAYSTNVAESQPIIDNFDGLMARVTALGALPWLPSFFIFLLFLAIETSPIIAKLLSPKGEFDYRLQDQETTIQTWTMQKVAERKLLLKTDNDINNKVYTEIADEEDVMNYKRKKARELMQHQADAFLEKQKSML, encoded by the coding sequence ATGTTAAAGCAATTCTTCATCCTCTGCTCTGGCGCAGACACCGACATTTTAAACGACTGTTCTATTGGCGAACAAAATAAATATGCAGGTATTGGTGCCACCGTTTTCTTTACTGCTGTTATGGCAACCATTGCAGCAAGTTATGCACTTTATACCGTTTTTGACAATCTCTACTCTTCACTATTTTTTGGACTGATTTGGGGTTTACTAATTTTTAATTTAGACCGATATATCGTTTCAACCATCAAAAAAAGAGATAATGTTATAGACGAAATTCTACAAGCTACGCCGAGGATTTTATTAGCTGTTATTATCGCTGTTGTGATTTCGAAACCTTTAGAGCTTAAGATTTTTGAAAAAGAAATCAATCAGGTGTTATTAGAGCAAAAAAATGAACTGACCTTAGCCAACCAAAATCAAATCGCAGAACAGTTTAATCCAAAAATCGCCGAACTCGAAAGTGAGATTTTAGGATTACGATCTCAAATAGATTTAAAAGAAACTGAAGTCAATGCCTTATACGATATATACATTTCTGAAGCCGAAGGTACAGCAGGCACAAAACTCTTGGGGAAAGGACCTGTTTATAAAGAAAAACGAGATAAACATGATGCTGGCTTAGCCGAATTGCAACAGTTAAAAAACGATAACAAAGCTAAAATTGCAGCAATAGAAACTCAAATAGCTACACTTCAAGGAGCATACTCTACAAATGTGGCCGAATCGCAACCTATCATAGATAATTTTGATGGTTTAATGGCTCGTGTAACAGCTTTAGGTGCATTACCTTGGTTACCATCATTCTTTATTTTTTTATTGTTTTTGGCTATTGAAACCTCTCCAATAATTGCGAAACTTTTATCGCCAAAGGGTGAATTCGATTACAGATTACAAGACCAAGAAACCACTATTCAAACTTGGACCATGCAAAAAGTAGCAGAACGGAAACTGCTTCTAAAAACCGATAATGACATCAACAATAAAGTCTACACCGAAATTGCTGACGAAGAAGACGTGATGAATTACAAACGCAAAAAGGCTCGTGAGTTGATGCAACATCAAGCTGATGCTTTTTTGGAGAAGCAGAAAAGTATGCTTTAA
- a CDS encoding dipeptidase — protein sequence MQSIQSYINDNKDRFLNELIELLKIPSISADSAYKGDVLKTADVIKISLEKAGCDHVEICKTDGYPIVYGEKIINKNLPTVLVYGHYDVQPPDPLDLWNSPPFEPIIQKTELHPEGAIFARGACDDKGQMYMHVKAMEYMTSNNELPCNVKFMIEGEEEVGSVNLSKFVKANREKLKNDVILISDTGMIAKDVPSITTGLRGLSYVEVEVTGPNRDLHSGLYGGAVANPINVLTKMIASLHDENNHITIPGFYDKVENLSDAERAEMAKAPFSLEAYKKSLDIDAVYGEKGYTTNERNSIRPTLDVNGIWGGYTGEGAKTVIASKAYAKISMRLVPHQDWEEITELFKNHFESIAPKGVNVKVTPHHGGQGYVTPIDSVGYKAASKAYEQTFGKTPIPQRSGGSIPIVSLFEQELNSKTILMGFGLDSDAIHSPNEHFGIWNYLKGIETIPWFYKHFTELMRN from the coding sequence ATGCAATCCATTCAATCTTACATCAACGACAACAAAGATCGTTTTCTAAATGAGCTTATAGAATTGCTCAAAATCCCTTCAATAAGTGCAGATTCCGCATACAAAGGCGATGTTTTAAAAACCGCGGACGTTATTAAAATTAGTCTAGAAAAAGCGGGCTGTGACCATGTTGAAATATGCAAAACCGATGGCTATCCAATAGTCTATGGCGAAAAAATAATTAATAAAAATTTACCAACAGTTCTTGTTTACGGCCATTACGATGTGCAACCACCAGATCCTTTAGATTTATGGAACTCACCTCCTTTTGAACCCATCATTCAGAAAACAGAGTTGCATCCCGAAGGCGCTATTTTCGCTAGAGGTGCTTGTGATGATAAAGGACAAATGTATATGCATGTTAAAGCCATGGAATACATGACTTCTAATAATGAATTGCCTTGCAATGTAAAATTTATGATTGAAGGTGAAGAGGAAGTTGGCAGCGTTAATCTTTCAAAATTCGTTAAAGCAAATCGTGAAAAACTAAAGAACGATGTGATTTTGATTTCAGATACTGGTATGATTGCTAAAGATGTTCCTTCAATCACAACAGGTCTTAGAGGCCTAAGTTATGTTGAAGTTGAAGTCACAGGACCAAACAGAGATTTACATTCTGGACTTTATGGAGGCGCTGTGGCAAACCCGATCAACGTTTTGACAAAAATGATTGCGTCGCTCCATGATGAAAACAATCATATTACCATTCCTGGATTTTATGATAAGGTTGAAAATTTGTCTGATGCTGAACGCGCCGAAATGGCAAAAGCACCATTTTCACTAGAAGCTTATAAAAAATCATTGGATATCGATGCCGTTTATGGTGAAAAGGGTTACACAACTAACGAACGTAATTCAATTCGTCCTACCTTAGATGTCAATGGTATTTGGGGAGGATACACTGGTGAAGGCGCAAAAACCGTAATTGCTAGCAAAGCTTATGCGAAAATATCTATGCGATTGGTACCTCATCAAGATTGGGAGGAGATAACAGAATTGTTCAAAAACCATTTTGAAAGTATAGCACCAAAAGGTGTAAACGTAAAAGTAACACCTCATCATGGCGGTCAAGGTTATGTAACTCCTATTGACAGTGTTGGTTATAAGGCAGCTTCAAAAGCTTACGAACAAACCTTTGGGAAAACACCAATTCCGCAACGCAGTGGTGGTAGTATTCCTATTGTATCGCTTTTTGAACAAGAACTGAACAGCAAAACAATTTTAATGGGCTTTGGTTTAGATAGCGACGCTATTCACTCTCCTAATGAACATTTTGGCATTTGGAATTACCTTAAGGGCATTGAAACCATTCCTTGGTTTTATAAGCATTTTACAGAATTAATGCGTAATTAA
- a CDS encoding glycoside hydrolase family 2 TIM barrel-domain containing protein, with product MVGLNKNILRTILIASYIMIVALIIAGVSALFSYLNTGADRSTMLHTEIQKVEQYLPKIDWEPLQNEGRPMDQQTLNALQSNYLDAWYVKQIAYKTNQTAGIKDYYTDSARENLYDFIELNETENITIEATTLKHNPTLEFFSEDGQLAVITDRNVVEYKRVFKAESMVLETTEMASYKLVFLLEDGFWRIRHLVKESADIYDNKTEPISVDNLNIKGINYYPQANPWDMFGAEFSADTISKDFKIIKEAGLNSVRLFVQYDDFGKAHVNPIKLEKLKKTLDVAEAHNLKVVLTLFDFYGDYSVMSWTLNQRHAETIVEALKDHNALLAWDIKNEPNLDFESRQKDVVIAWLDYMIDLVKSVDNVHPVTIGWSNAQSASILKDKVDFVSFHYYEDLEKLDNTIKTMKIEIPNKPLVLQEFGMSSYSGFWKPFGSSEEDQANYHKKIQEQIAAHNLQFMSWTLYDFVKIPEEVVGKLPWRKNAQKHFGFIDEKGNYKPSFNYISKE from the coding sequence ATGGTAGGTCTTAATAAAAACATACTACGTACCATATTAATAGCCTCATACATTATGATTGTAGCTCTAATCATTGCAGGTGTAAGCGCATTATTTAGTTATCTAAATACAGGTGCAGACCGAAGCACCATGTTGCATACCGAAATTCAGAAAGTAGAACAGTATTTACCAAAAATTGATTGGGAGCCTTTACAAAATGAGGGACGACCAATGGATCAACAAACTTTAAATGCTTTGCAAAGCAATTATTTAGATGCTTGGTATGTAAAACAAATCGCCTACAAGACCAATCAAACAGCAGGAATTAAAGATTACTATACAGACAGTGCTAGAGAAAACCTGTATGATTTTATTGAATTAAATGAAACCGAAAATATCACCATTGAAGCCACCACACTCAAACACAATCCAACTTTAGAGTTCTTCAGTGAAGATGGACAATTGGCCGTTATTACTGATCGGAATGTTGTGGAATACAAACGTGTTTTTAAAGCTGAAAGCATGGTTTTAGAAACTACAGAAATGGCAAGCTATAAACTTGTGTTTTTATTAGAAGATGGCTTTTGGCGGATTCGACATTTGGTTAAAGAATCAGCAGATATTTATGACAATAAAACTGAACCAATTTCAGTTGATAATTTAAATATCAAAGGCATTAACTATTATCCACAAGCCAATCCCTGGGATATGTTTGGGGCCGAATTTTCTGCAGACACCATTTCTAAAGACTTTAAAATTATTAAGGAGGCTGGTTTAAATTCGGTACGATTATTTGTGCAATATGACGATTTCGGGAAAGCACACGTCAACCCAATAAAACTTGAAAAACTTAAAAAGACTTTAGATGTAGCAGAAGCGCATAATTTAAAAGTGGTGTTAACCTTATTCGATTTTTATGGTGATTATTCTGTAATGAGTTGGACACTAAACCAACGTCACGCAGAAACTATAGTTGAAGCTCTAAAAGACCACAACGCACTGTTAGCTTGGGACATTAAAAACGAACCCAACTTAGATTTTGAATCTAGACAAAAAGACGTTGTAATAGCTTGGTTAGATTATATGATTGATCTTGTAAAATCCGTAGATAATGTCCATCCTGTAACCATTGGTTGGTCTAACGCGCAAAGTGCTTCTATCCTTAAAGACAAGGTGGATTTTGTATCGTTTCATTATTATGAAGACTTAGAAAAACTCGACAATACTATTAAAACTATGAAAATCGAAATCCCGAACAAACCTCTGGTGCTTCAGGAGTTTGGGATGTCTTCCTATTCTGGTTTCTGGAAACCCTTTGGTTCTTCCGAAGAAGACCAAGCCAATTACCACAAAAAAATCCAAGAACAAATTGCAGCTCATAATTTGCAATTTATGTCTTGGACCTTATATGACTTTGTCAAAATACCAGAGGAAGTCGTTGGGAAACTTCCTTGGAGAAAAAATGCTCAAAAACATTTTGGTTTTATTGATGAAAAAGGAAATTATAAACCTTCTTTCAATTATATTTCTAAAGAATAA